One part of the Prochlorococcus marinus str. MIT 9313 genome encodes these proteins:
- a CDS encoding segregation/condensation protein A — MQDDGLNRGADSGARLAIRLLQDAAERGELDPWDVDVIAVVDGFLDQLRQRIEVPQQVAAQVQRQGGSYEQDLADSSEAFLAASVLVSLKAEVLEAQTFPPEPLFEEGFEAELGEQGWLDPSFALPRRPERHLLRRPAAPPPLRRPVTLGELIEQLESIAEQLESDELQQRRRKRNKRLSEREAIAQVTALAHREKLPETTAALGVFLNDWEQALHWVDFEQLVGQWEQVSTADLDTDRVGVFWALLFLCSQGKVELAQEGSLYAPLRLKRLLAPGTIAQLPLTSLNVPAATPAEVVNAA; from the coding sequence TTGCAGGATGATGGACTGAACAGGGGGGCTGATTCAGGCGCACGCCTTGCAATCCGCCTGCTGCAAGATGCCGCAGAGCGAGGTGAGTTAGATCCCTGGGATGTCGACGTGATCGCTGTGGTTGATGGTTTCCTCGATCAACTACGCCAGCGAATTGAGGTGCCCCAGCAAGTGGCCGCACAAGTTCAACGGCAAGGTGGCAGTTATGAACAGGATTTAGCAGACAGCAGCGAAGCCTTTTTGGCCGCATCAGTCCTGGTTAGTCTCAAAGCAGAGGTTCTCGAAGCCCAAACCTTTCCGCCGGAACCTCTATTTGAAGAAGGCTTCGAAGCAGAGCTTGGAGAGCAAGGCTGGCTAGATCCAAGTTTTGCGCTTCCCAGGCGCCCAGAGCGCCACCTCTTACGACGTCCGGCAGCACCACCACCCCTTCGCAGGCCAGTGACTCTTGGCGAGCTCATCGAACAACTGGAATCCATCGCCGAACAACTCGAATCCGACGAACTGCAACAGCGACGCCGCAAACGCAATAAACGTTTGAGTGAGCGTGAGGCCATTGCCCAAGTCACCGCTCTAGCGCACCGGGAAAAACTTCCTGAAACGACTGCGGCCTTAGGAGTTTTCCTCAACGATTGGGAGCAGGCCCTGCACTGGGTTGATTTCGAGCAGTTGGTTGGTCAGTGGGAACAAGTCTCAACAGCAGACCTGGACACGGATCGGGTGGGCGTGTTCTGGGCTCTGTTATTTCTATGCTCACAGGGAAAAGTGGAGCTGGCACAGGAAGGATCTCTCTATGCCCCCCTACGACTGAAGCGACTGCTGGCCCCAGGAACCATTGCTCAGCTCCCGCTTACCAGCCTTAACGTGCCAGCTGCCACTCCGGCCGAGGTCGTGAATGCCGCTTGA
- a CDS encoding nucleotidyltransferase family protein: MKAMILAAGKGTRVQPITHVIPKPMIPILQKPVMEFLLELLKEHGFKEVMVNVSHLAEEIENYFRDGQRFGVEIAYSFEGRIEEGELIGDALGSAGGLKKIQDFQQFFDDTFVVLCGDALIDLDLSEAVKRHRAKGALASLVTKRVPKDQVSSYGVVVTDENDCVQAFQEKPSTDAALSDTINTGIYLFEPEIFEHIPSDQPFDIGSDLFPKLVEMGLPFFALPMDFEWVDIGKVPDYWRAIRSVLQGEVRQVGIPGKEVRPGIYTGLNVAANWDKINVQGPIYVGGMTRIEDGATIIGPSMIGPSCCICEGATVDNSIIFDYSRIGAGVQLVEKLVFGRYCVGKNGDHFDLQEAALDWLITDARRQDLVEPSPQQKAMAELLGTDLTPAPS; this comes from the coding sequence ATGAAGGCGATGATTTTGGCGGCCGGCAAAGGGACGCGCGTCCAGCCGATCACCCACGTGATCCCCAAGCCGATGATTCCCATCCTTCAGAAACCCGTGATGGAGTTTCTGCTCGAACTGCTGAAGGAGCACGGATTCAAAGAAGTAATGGTGAATGTGTCTCACCTAGCTGAGGAAATTGAAAACTACTTCCGCGATGGCCAGCGCTTTGGCGTAGAAATCGCCTACAGCTTCGAGGGACGCATCGAAGAGGGAGAACTGATTGGTGATGCCCTTGGTTCCGCTGGCGGCCTCAAAAAAATCCAGGATTTTCAACAATTCTTTGATGACACCTTTGTGGTGCTCTGTGGCGACGCCCTCATTGATCTCGACCTCTCAGAAGCCGTAAAACGCCATCGAGCCAAAGGCGCTCTGGCGAGCTTGGTGACCAAACGAGTCCCCAAAGATCAAGTCAGCAGCTATGGCGTGGTGGTCACAGACGAGAATGATTGTGTTCAGGCATTCCAAGAGAAACCCTCCACTGATGCAGCGCTGAGCGACACAATCAACACAGGCATCTATCTCTTTGAACCAGAGATTTTCGAGCACATTCCTTCCGACCAACCCTTCGATATCGGCTCTGACCTATTCCCCAAGCTGGTGGAGATGGGCTTACCATTCTTTGCCCTACCCATGGATTTTGAATGGGTGGACATTGGCAAGGTTCCTGATTATTGGAGAGCCATTCGCAGCGTGCTGCAAGGAGAGGTTCGCCAAGTAGGCATTCCTGGTAAGGAAGTGCGTCCTGGGATCTACACAGGCTTGAACGTTGCCGCGAACTGGGACAAGATCAATGTGCAAGGGCCAATTTATGTGGGTGGCATGACCCGCATCGAAGATGGAGCAACAATTATTGGGCCATCAATGATCGGCCCTAGCTGTTGCATCTGCGAAGGGGCAACCGTGGACAACTCGATCATCTTTGACTATTCCCGTATTGGAGCTGGTGTGCAGCTGGTGGAAAAGCTGGTGTTTGGCCGTTACTGCGTTGGCAAAAACGGCGATCACTTTGACCTTCAAGAAGCAGCCCTTGATTGGCTGATCACCGATGCAAGGCGCCAAGACCTGGTTGAACCATCTCCTCAGCAGAAGGCCATGGCCGAACTCCTTGGCACAGACCTCACACCGGCACCAAGCTGA
- a CDS encoding methylenetetrahydrofolate reductase — MSSALQRSIEAGAVTITAEVMPPRGADPVHSLTMAQGLKGFVHAINVTDGSRAVMRMSSLALCRLLLDEGLEPILQLACRDRNRIALQSDLLGAHALGIRNLLCLTGDPVRVGDQPEARPVHDYESVKLLHQVSAFNRAEDPVSGLLPDGATAFFAGAAADPNCQSLSGLRRRLERKKEAGARFLQTQMVMKPAVLEHFCNEVANPLGLPVLAGVFLLKSARNASFINRVVPGACIPESLVVRLEQASDPMAEGIAIAAEQVRSYLSLTQGVHLMAVKAEERIPEILDQAGISLVPV, encoded by the coding sequence TTGAGTTCAGCCTTGCAGCGCTCCATCGAGGCCGGAGCAGTGACGATCACTGCTGAGGTCATGCCTCCTCGTGGTGCAGATCCTGTTCATTCCTTGACGATGGCTCAAGGTTTGAAAGGTTTTGTTCATGCCATCAATGTGACTGATGGCAGCCGTGCAGTGATGCGGATGAGCAGCCTTGCTCTCTGTCGCTTGCTGTTAGATGAGGGGCTTGAACCGATTTTGCAGCTCGCTTGCCGTGATCGCAATCGGATCGCCCTTCAATCAGATTTACTTGGAGCTCATGCTCTGGGTATTCGCAACTTGCTCTGCCTTACAGGTGATCCGGTTCGGGTTGGTGATCAACCTGAGGCGAGACCTGTTCATGACTACGAGTCGGTGAAATTGCTGCATCAGGTCTCTGCCTTCAACCGTGCTGAGGACCCTGTTTCGGGATTACTCCCTGATGGAGCGACTGCTTTTTTTGCTGGGGCCGCTGCTGATCCCAATTGCCAGAGCTTGAGTGGTTTGCGTCGTCGCCTCGAACGAAAGAAGGAAGCCGGCGCTCGCTTTCTTCAGACTCAGATGGTGATGAAACCCGCTGTGCTTGAACACTTTTGCAATGAGGTGGCCAATCCCCTTGGGTTGCCTGTGCTTGCTGGGGTGTTTTTGCTGAAATCAGCTCGTAATGCAAGCTTCATTAATAGGGTTGTGCCTGGAGCATGCATTCCTGAATCACTTGTGGTTCGGCTGGAGCAAGCATCTGATCCAATGGCTGAGGGAATCGCTATTGCTGCTGAGCAGGTCAGGAGTTACTTGTCTCTTACCCAGGGCGTCCATCTGATGGCCGTGAAAGCAGAAGAGCGCATCCCCGAGATTCTTGATCAGGCTGGAATCAGCTTGGTGCCGGTGTGA
- a CDS encoding helix-turn-helix domain-containing protein — protein sequence MATGKIPNSVHISLSSREMEIIDLVADGLTNQEIAEKLTISKRTVDNHVSNMFTKTGSKNRVALLNWAMDHGKICRDGFNCCSLPDDSDSDS from the coding sequence ATGGCCACAGGCAAAATCCCCAATTCCGTTCATATCTCACTCTCTTCAAGGGAAATGGAAATCATTGACCTTGTCGCAGACGGGCTAACCAACCAAGAAATCGCTGAAAAGCTAACCATCAGCAAGCGAACTGTCGACAATCATGTCAGCAACATGTTCACCAAAACAGGCTCAAAAAATCGTGTAGCCCTTCTGAACTGGGCCATGGATCACGGCAAGATCTGCCGCGATGGTTTCAATTGCTGCTCCTTGCCAGACGACTCCGACTCTGACTCCTAA
- a CDS encoding CYTH domain-containing protein, translated as MGLEIERRFLVVGEEWRALAGPALPLRQGYLAGSPQGFTVRMRIMAMEQAWLTLKAPAEGIARHEFEYRIPLIDAEALWGLAPDRLIKTRYELSLKGGDWVVDCFEGANAPLVLAEVELVSAEELLEIPAWCWQEVTGASEWNNAALARTPIQQWSDQRRRDYDLA; from the coding sequence ATGGGCCTCGAGATCGAACGGAGGTTTTTGGTGGTGGGAGAAGAGTGGCGAGCTTTAGCAGGACCCGCCTTGCCTTTGCGTCAGGGTTACCTGGCCGGGTCTCCTCAAGGGTTCACTGTCAGGATGAGAATCATGGCGATGGAGCAGGCTTGGCTCACCCTCAAGGCTCCTGCTGAGGGTATTGCTCGTCATGAGTTCGAATATCGGATCCCTTTAATCGATGCAGAGGCTCTCTGGGGTTTGGCGCCTGATCGTCTGATCAAGACACGTTATGAACTAAGCCTTAAAGGTGGTGATTGGGTGGTCGATTGCTTCGAAGGAGCGAATGCTCCTCTTGTGCTAGCGGAGGTGGAACTTGTCTCTGCGGAGGAGCTGCTAGAGATTCCCGCGTGGTGTTGGCAGGAGGTGACTGGTGCATCTGAGTGGAACAATGCTGCTTTGGCACGCACCCCGATTCAGCAATGGTCCGATCAGAGGCGCCGAGATTACGATCTGGCTTGA
- a CDS encoding NAD(+) kinase, with product MRLDLVWVIYRAGSHSAHREACCCVDELQALGVKVVMAMSGVTANPFPDLLASEAGLPDLAVVLGGDGTVLGAARHLAVHDVPILSFNVGGHLGFLTHERCLLDGGQLWQRLLQDNFALERRMMLQAAVDSRSPAERTARPTASLQDLNGTKALHWALNDFYMRPYRDDVSPTCTLELEIDGEVVDHYRGDGLILATPTGSTGYSMASGGPILHPGIDAIIVSPICPMSLSSRPVIVPPASRLVIGLLGENTRRVKLWKDGASGALLEPGQCCVVQRARHHALMVVLEQSPSYYRTLTHKLHWAGSLLNNQPSPS from the coding sequence ATGCGTCTCGATTTGGTCTGGGTGATCTATCGGGCGGGAAGTCATTCTGCGCATCGTGAAGCCTGTTGTTGTGTTGACGAGCTCCAAGCGCTTGGAGTGAAAGTGGTGATGGCCATGAGTGGAGTGACGGCCAACCCTTTCCCCGATTTATTGGCCTCAGAAGCCGGCCTGCCTGATTTGGCTGTTGTGCTTGGGGGCGATGGCACGGTGCTCGGTGCGGCCCGTCATCTTGCCGTTCATGATGTACCAATCCTTAGTTTCAACGTCGGAGGGCATCTAGGTTTTCTGACGCATGAACGCTGTTTGCTTGATGGCGGTCAGCTATGGCAGCGATTGTTGCAGGACAACTTTGCTTTGGAGCGCAGGATGATGTTGCAGGCTGCCGTGGACAGCCGCTCCCCTGCTGAACGAACTGCTCGACCTACTGCTTCGCTCCAGGATTTGAATGGGACTAAGGCACTGCATTGGGCCCTGAATGATTTTTATATGCGTCCTTATCGCGATGATGTGTCGCCTACCTGCACCCTTGAACTAGAGATCGATGGTGAGGTGGTGGATCATTACCGTGGCGATGGTTTGATCTTGGCGACACCCACAGGGTCTACCGGCTACTCGATGGCGTCTGGAGGACCGATTCTTCACCCTGGCATTGATGCCATCATCGTGAGTCCAATTTGTCCGATGAGTCTCTCTAGTCGTCCCGTCATCGTGCCTCCAGCTTCACGGCTCGTGATTGGGCTTCTGGGAGAAAACACTCGCCGGGTGAAGCTCTGGAAAGATGGGGCGAGTGGTGCCCTGCTTGAACCAGGCCAGTGTTGTGTTGTTCAGAGGGCTCGGCACCATGCATTGATGGTGGTTCTTGAACAGAGCCCCTCTTATTACAGAACTCTCACGCACAAGCTGCATTGGGCGGGAAGTCTGCTCAACAATCAACCATCTCCCAGCTGA
- the nuoK gene encoding NADH-quinone oxidoreductase subunit NuoK, with the protein MLESSSGLVPLQAYLLLAAMLFCIGVWGLINSRNAVRVLMSIELMLNAVNINLMAFSSYIDGDLIRGQVFAVFVITVAAAEAAVGLAILLSLYRNRVTVDMERFNLLRW; encoded by the coding sequence ATGCTCGAGTCCTCGTCCGGTCTTGTTCCTCTTCAGGCCTATCTCTTGCTTGCTGCGATGCTTTTCTGTATCGGCGTGTGGGGGTTGATCAATAGCCGTAATGCTGTTCGGGTTTTGATGAGTATTGAGCTGATGCTCAATGCGGTGAATATCAATCTGATGGCATTCTCTTCATATATTGATGGTGATCTGATCCGCGGTCAGGTCTTTGCTGTGTTTGTGATTACTGTTGCTGCTGCAGAGGCAGCTGTGGGTCTTGCGATCCTCCTTTCCTTGTATCGCAATCGCGTCACTGTGGATATGGAGCGCTTCAATCTGCTGCGCTGGTAA
- a CDS encoding NADH-quinone oxidoreductase subunit J has translation MTIATSTELICFLVLGAVVVLGSLGVVLLGNIVYSAFLLGGVFMAVAGLYLLLNASFVAAAQVLVYVGAVNVLILFAIMLVNKREDLKPIEGLPIRRLLSGGVCAGLFVLFFRVVITTPWAVPGPAAIGVGATERIGEHLFTDYLLPFELASVLLLMAMIGAIVLARRDVLETDVGTGDAVNQGLIEKAQTPLLVDKSTP, from the coding sequence ATGACGATTGCTACTTCCACAGAATTAATCTGTTTCCTGGTACTAGGCGCCGTGGTGGTTCTCGGCAGCCTTGGTGTCGTCTTGCTGGGCAATATCGTCTACTCCGCCTTTTTGCTTGGTGGAGTATTTATGGCTGTGGCTGGTCTCTATCTGCTCCTCAATGCAAGTTTTGTTGCAGCAGCACAGGTGCTGGTTTATGTGGGTGCAGTCAACGTGCTGATTCTCTTCGCGATCATGCTGGTCAACAAGCGCGAAGATTTGAAGCCTATCGAGGGATTGCCTATTCGAAGGCTGCTCTCTGGTGGAGTTTGTGCAGGGTTGTTTGTTCTTTTCTTTCGTGTGGTGATCACCACACCTTGGGCAGTGCCAGGCCCCGCAGCGATTGGAGTAGGGGCCACTGAGCGAATTGGTGAACACCTATTTACTGACTACCTTTTGCCTTTTGAGCTGGCGTCTGTGCTTCTACTGATGGCAATGATCGGTGCAATTGTGTTGGCCCGCAGAGATGTGCTGGAGACTGATGTTGGTACAGGTGATGCTGTCAATCAGGGTCTGATCGAGAAGGCTCAAACGCCTTTGCTTGTCGATAAGTCCACGCCCTGA
- the ndhI gene encoding NAD(P)H-quinone oxidoreductase subunit I, which produces MFGFLKKVVDYTRDAADAANYLIQGLAVTFDHLRRRPITVQYPYEKLIPSERYRGRIHYEFDKCIACEVCVRVCPINLPVVDWVMNKETKKKELRNYSIDFGVCIFCGNCVEYCPTNCLSMTEEYELAAYDRHSLNYDNVALGRLPTSVTTDPSVQPLRELAYLPKGVMDPHDVPANQPRAGQLPAEALKSLSLQQESVQGDEGESLQDASDQDQPSG; this is translated from the coding sequence ATGTTCGGGTTCCTCAAAAAAGTTGTTGACTACACCCGCGACGCTGCGGATGCAGCGAACTATCTGATCCAGGGCCTTGCGGTCACATTCGATCACCTGCGCCGGCGTCCGATCACGGTGCAGTATCCATACGAGAAGCTCATCCCTTCAGAGCGTTATCGCGGTCGTATCCACTACGAGTTTGATAAATGCATTGCTTGTGAGGTTTGCGTCAGGGTTTGTCCCATCAACTTGCCTGTTGTGGACTGGGTGATGAATAAGGAGACGAAGAAAAAGGAGCTGCGCAATTATTCCATTGATTTCGGTGTCTGCATCTTTTGTGGCAACTGTGTGGAGTACTGCCCCACCAATTGCTTATCGATGACAGAGGAATATGAGCTGGCTGCGTACGATCGCCATAGCCTCAACTACGACAATGTTGCATTGGGTCGTTTGCCAACCAGTGTGACGACAGACCCATCTGTGCAGCCTTTACGAGAGCTGGCTTATCTGCCTAAAGGGGTTATGGATCCCCATGATGTCCCTGCAAATCAACCTCGAGCCGGACAGCTCCCGGCAGAGGCGCTCAAGAGTCTGAGCTTGCAACAAGAGTCTGTGCAAGGGGATGAGGGAGAATCCTTGCAGGATGCTTCTGATCAAGACCAGCCCAGCGGATGA
- the nuoH gene encoding NADH-quinone oxidoreductase subunit NuoH, translating into MSSGLDLELSFSQSLQGLGLSPQVAHLIWLPLPMLLVLTAAMVGVLVTVWLERKISAAVQQRIGPEYAGALGVLQPMADGLKLLVKEDVIPVRADGLLFTLGPVLVLVPVILSWLIVPFGQNLLISNVGIGIFLWISLSSIQPIGLLMSGYASNNKYSLLGGLRAAAQSISYEIPLALAVLAVVMMSNSLSTVDIVAQQNGAGLLSWNVWRQPVGFLIFWICALAECERLPFDLPEAEEELVAGYQTEYAGMKFALFYLGSYINLVLSSLLVAVLYLGGWGFPIPVEWLAGWLGQSVDAPLVQVITGSVGIVMTVLKAYLLVFLAILLRWTTPRVRIDQLLDLGWKFLLPIALGNLLITAALKLAFPVAFGG; encoded by the coding sequence GTGAGTTCTGGCCTTGATCTGGAGTTGAGCTTTAGTCAGTCATTACAAGGGCTGGGGCTTTCCCCTCAGGTGGCCCATCTCATTTGGCTGCCGCTACCGATGCTGTTGGTGTTGACAGCGGCGATGGTTGGCGTTTTGGTCACCGTGTGGCTGGAGCGGAAGATTTCGGCGGCTGTTCAGCAGCGGATCGGACCGGAATACGCAGGAGCTCTAGGCGTGTTGCAGCCGATGGCCGATGGCTTGAAGTTGCTGGTGAAGGAAGACGTGATCCCTGTCAGGGCTGATGGCCTGCTGTTCACTCTAGGTCCGGTCCTGGTGCTTGTGCCTGTGATCCTCTCCTGGCTGATCGTGCCCTTTGGTCAAAATCTGCTGATCAGCAATGTGGGGATAGGGATTTTCCTCTGGATCTCCCTCAGCAGCATTCAGCCCATTGGCCTATTGATGAGTGGCTATGCCTCCAATAACAAGTACTCACTCTTGGGTGGGCTGAGGGCTGCTGCTCAATCGATCAGTTACGAAATCCCTCTTGCCTTGGCTGTTCTGGCAGTGGTGATGATGAGCAATTCGCTCAGCACGGTCGACATTGTTGCCCAACAAAATGGTGCTGGCTTGCTTAGCTGGAATGTGTGGCGGCAGCCTGTGGGCTTTTTGATCTTTTGGATCTGTGCGCTGGCCGAGTGCGAACGACTTCCTTTCGATCTCCCTGAAGCTGAGGAAGAGCTGGTGGCGGGTTATCAGACCGAGTACGCAGGGATGAAGTTTGCCCTGTTTTATCTCGGTAGTTACATCAACCTTGTGCTTTCGTCCTTGTTGGTCGCAGTGCTCTACCTAGGGGGATGGGGCTTCCCCATCCCCGTGGAATGGCTGGCTGGTTGGCTTGGTCAGTCGGTTGATGCTCCCTTGGTGCAGGTGATCACTGGCTCGGTTGGCATTGTGATGACAGTGCTGAAGGCTTATCTACTGGTGTTCTTAGCCATCTTGTTGCGCTGGACTACTCCACGCGTACGCATTGATCAATTGCTTGATTTGGGCTGGAAGTTTCTTTTGCCGATCGCTCTTGGAAATCTGCTGATTACCGCTGCTCTTAAGTTGGCTTTCCCTGTTGCCTTTGGTGGTTGA
- a CDS encoding citrate synthase, which yields MGQEQVGEIRHDRSGISFRPGLEGVPVTQSAICDIDGLQGRLAYRGYPIAELSAHSSFLETTYLLIWGDLPSPQQLRDFEAEVQMHRRVSFRVRDMMKCFPASGHPMDALQSSAASLGLFYSRRAIDDPKYVYNAVVRLIAKIPTMVAAFKLIRKGQDPIQPRDDLAYSANFLYMLTEREPDPLAARVLDRCLILHAEHSLNASTFSARVTASTLTDPYAVVASAVGTLAGPLHGGANEDVLAMLEEIGSPEHAGDYLDEAIASKRKVMGFGHREYRVKDPRAVILQGLAEELFARFGTDEMYDVAKALEQAAATRLGPKGIYPNVDFYSGLVYRKLGIPRDLFTPVFAISRVAGWLAHWREQLGANRIFRPSQIYTGPQNRTWIPSDERFSSTGA from the coding sequence GTGGGGCAGGAGCAGGTTGGGGAGATTCGCCACGATCGCAGTGGCATCAGCTTTCGTCCGGGGCTGGAGGGAGTGCCAGTAACCCAATCCGCCATCTGTGATATCGATGGACTGCAGGGGCGGCTTGCTTATCGGGGTTATCCAATTGCGGAGCTCTCAGCGCATAGCAGCTTTTTGGAAACCACCTATCTGTTGATCTGGGGCGATCTGCCAAGCCCACAGCAACTTCGTGATTTCGAAGCTGAGGTTCAGATGCACCGTCGCGTGAGTTTCCGGGTACGCGACATGATGAAGTGCTTCCCAGCTTCGGGGCACCCGATGGATGCACTTCAGTCGAGTGCGGCATCCCTGGGGCTGTTCTATTCCCGTCGAGCCATCGATGACCCGAAGTACGTCTATAACGCCGTGGTGAGGCTGATCGCCAAGATTCCCACGATGGTGGCGGCCTTCAAGTTGATTCGCAAAGGGCAAGATCCCATTCAGCCTCGTGACGACCTGGCCTACTCAGCCAATTTCCTCTACATGCTCACCGAGCGTGAACCGGACCCTTTGGCGGCAAGGGTTCTTGATCGCTGCTTGATCCTGCATGCGGAACACAGTCTTAATGCCAGTACTTTTAGTGCTCGAGTGACCGCCAGTACGCTCACAGATCCTTATGCAGTGGTGGCTTCCGCAGTGGGCACCCTTGCAGGACCCCTACATGGTGGTGCCAATGAGGATGTTTTGGCGATGCTTGAAGAGATCGGCAGCCCAGAGCATGCTGGTGATTACTTGGATGAAGCGATTGCTTCTAAGCGCAAGGTGATGGGCTTTGGTCATAGGGAATATCGGGTCAAGGATCCTCGCGCTGTGATCCTTCAGGGTCTTGCAGAGGAGTTGTTTGCCCGATTCGGTACCGATGAGATGTACGACGTGGCCAAGGCGTTGGAGCAGGCGGCTGCCACCCGTTTAGGCCCTAAAGGGATCTATCCGAATGTGGACTTCTATTCCGGTCTTGTGTATCGCAAGCTTGGAATTCCACGTGATCTTTTTACTCCTGTGTTTGCTATCTCAAGGGTGGCTGGTTGGCTAGCTCATTGGCGAGAGCAACTTGGCGCGAATCGGATTTTCAGACCTTCGCAGATTTACACCGGTCCCCAGAACAGAACTTGGATCCCTAGTGATGAGCGTTTCTCTTCTACGGGCGCTTAA
- a CDS encoding leishmanolysin — protein MEFESGLLPGRDPWPLLEGLLGRCLLVGHQPDLTHLAARLIGMPTGCLVLKKAGFAHLRWSQQKRSPAGRATLQVLLRPSVLLPCSA, from the coding sequence GTGGAATTCGAGAGTGGTTTGCTGCCTGGCAGGGATCCTTGGCCTTTGCTTGAAGGATTGCTTGGGCGCTGCCTTTTGGTGGGTCATCAACCTGATTTGACCCATCTAGCCGCAAGGTTGATTGGCATGCCTACGGGCTGCCTGGTGTTGAAGAAGGCTGGTTTTGCACATCTCAGATGGTCGCAGCAGAAACGAAGCCCTGCTGGCAGGGCAACGCTGCAGGTGTTGTTGAGGCCGTCGGTGTTGTTGCCCTGTTCCGCTTAG
- a CDS encoding SixA phosphatase family protein — translation MPASTSVDLFLLRHGIAEQRCYGVDDSRRPLTEQGILRTMEVARRLRSLGFAADRLLSSPYLRAAQTAELAQ, via the coding sequence GTGCCCGCCTCAACCTCGGTTGATCTTTTCTTATTGCGCCATGGCATCGCTGAGCAGCGTTGCTATGGCGTTGATGATTCGCGACGCCCACTTACAGAGCAAGGAATTCTGCGCACGATGGAGGTCGCTCGTCGCTTGCGAAGCCTTGGCTTTGCTGCTGATCGTCTGCTGAGTAGTCCTTATCTGCGTGCGGCTCAGACGGCCGAACTTGCGCAGTAG